From Paenibacillus sp. FSL H8-0537:
TTGTATTTCTCGAATAAGGATTTATTATAGTAAACCGGAGCAATGTTGAATTCAAGTGGGAGCGCGTACGTTTTACCGTCAATCGCATATGCCTCTGTCGTACCGGATACGAACTTGCCGTTCAGCTCGCCGCTAAGCAAGTCGTCTACAGGTGTAAACAGCTTTCCTTCCACGTACGGCTGCAAGAACCCGGCCGCCCACGTTACACCGACATCCGGCAGTTTATTGGATGCCGAAAGCACCTTCAGCTTGTTTTTATATTGCTCGTTATCCAGCACTTCTTGCTTGATCGTCACATTCGTATGCTCATCCTGATAGGCTTTAATGATTTGATTTACGATTTTGTTTTGGCCTGCTGACACACCCTCCGGCCATAAATGCATAAAGTTAATCGTGACCTGCTCACCGCTCTCGCCTGCTGTCTCCTTACTGCCACTGCTGCTTTCATTACTGTTTGTGCCGCAACCAGCTGCTACCAGAACCAGGCAAAACGCCAATAAGAGCATCAATCCTTTTTTCTTGAACACGTTTACATCCCCTTTAATCCTAATGTAAGCGTATTAATACCGCTTTAATTAGATTGTAGCAACACTTTTAGCAAGCCGTAAGGACATAAGCATTGGGAGTAATACCATAATTATTGGATCATTTTTTCAGAATGAGAGACGTTTTGACGATACTGCCTTGGACTAGTGCCCTCTATGGAACGAAACACTTTGACAAAATATTTTGCTGTTTGGTAGCCCACCTGCTCTGAAATTTCCGCAATCGAGTCTCTCGTATTGACCAGCAGTTCCTTGGCCCGCTGCACTCGTCTGCGACTCAAATAGTCGCTGAAGGTGAGACCTGTCTGCTCTTTAAACAGAACGCTGAAGTAGCTGGCATTCATATGCAAATGATCTGCAACTGCACGCATAGAAACCTGTTCGCTCAGATGATCATCGATATGGCGGAGCGCATCACGCACCTGAATGCTGTACTGCTTCTCCTCTTGCACCGTACCTAGTAATTTGGGGTCAAAAAGTTTCTCCATTCTCACCATCCGGCTTATCTCTTCTTCCCTTTTCAAAGCCAGCTCGACTGCTTGCACTAATTTTTCTTTAACCAGTGGTTTTAGCAAATATGAGACGACCCCAAGCTGAAGTGCTTTCTGAGCATAATCGAATTCGGGATGCCCGGAAATAA
This genomic window contains:
- a CDS encoding response regulator, translated to MKTILIVDDEPRTRQGIRKTLEAWSCGRHRIEMASSGVEALAWLQQNEAHLLVTDIRMPEVGGLELVERLSAMTLPPVVIVISGHPEFDYAQKALQLGVVSYLLKPLVKEKLVQAVELALKREEEISRMVRMEKLFDPKLLGTVQEEKQYSIQVRDALRHIDDHLSEQVSMRAVADHLHMNASYFSVLFKEQTGLTFSDYLSRRRVQRAKELLVNTRDSIAEISEQVGYQTAKYFVKVFRSIEGTSPRQYRQNVSHSEKMIQ